From Megalobrama amblycephala isolate DHTTF-2021 linkage group LG8, ASM1881202v1, whole genome shotgun sequence, the proteins below share one genomic window:
- the lnp1 gene encoding leukemia NUP98 fusion partner 1 isoform X2: MDNEEDDDGNFTKWMSSYWGHGDEISKERKRSFRRPSRNKADRRASLPSMSREEKEAHSHPRARRVSSDENSRTKVGGPECHITTIPELSECLEKRLRFHNQKAISMGDSDSICLICHEELRNGRGGIQELNCSHHFHEETVLTKWPEHRTRPRSGSSAPACERGKETPFCPGQEEYRLPRRQLSLRRQR; the protein is encoded by the exons ATGGACAATGAGGAGGACGATGATGGGAACTTCACTAAGTGGATGAGCAGTTACTGGGGGCACGGGGACGAGATCTCTAAAGAAAGGAAGAGGAGTTTCAGGAGGCCCTCCCGCAATAAAGCTGACCGCCGTGCCTCTTTGCCCAGCATG AGTCGTGAGGAGAAGGAGGCGCATTCTCATCCTCGTGCCCGCCGTGTGTCTTCAGACGAAAACAGCCGAACCAAAGTGGGGGGACCTGAATGCCATATCACCACCATTCCAGAGCTCTCCGAGTGCTTAGAGAAGAGGCTGCGTTTCCACAACCAGAAGGCGATATCAATG GGTGATTCAGATAGCATATGTCTTATTTGCCATGAAGAACTACGGAATGGAAGGGGTGGCATCCAAGAGCTTAACTGCAGCCATCATTTTCATGAAGAG ACTGTGCTGACAAAATGGCCGGAGCACCGCACACGTCCACGTAGCGGGAGTTCTGCACCTGCATGTGAACGAGGGAAGGAGACACCGTTCTGCCCTGGACAAGAGGAATACCGCTTGCCTCGTCGTCAACTCTCTTTACGTAGACAGCGTTGA
- the lnp1 gene encoding leukemia NUP98 fusion partner 1 isoform X1, with product MDNEEDDDGNFTKWMSSYWGHGDEISKERKRSFRRPSRNKADRRASLPSMSQLEAMQLSHLHANNMAPLPVHLKSREEKEAHSHPRARRVSSDENSRTKVGGPECHITTIPELSECLEKRLRFHNQKAISMGDSDSICLICHEELRNGRGGIQELNCSHHFHEETVLTKWPEHRTRPRSGSSAPACERGKETPFCPGQEEYRLPRRQLSLRRQR from the exons ATGGACAATGAGGAGGACGATGATGGGAACTTCACTAAGTGGATGAGCAGTTACTGGGGGCACGGGGACGAGATCTCTAAAGAAAGGAAGAGGAGTTTCAGGAGGCCCTCCCGCAATAAAGCTGACCGCCGTGCCTCTTTGCCCAGCATG TCTCAGCTAGAAGCCATGCAGCTGAGCCATCTCCATGCTAACAACATGGCCCCTCTCCCTGTCCACCTAAAGAGTCGTGAGGAGAAGGAGGCGCATTCTCATCCTCGTGCCCGCCGTGTGTCTTCAGACGAAAACAGCCGAACCAAAGTGGGGGGACCTGAATGCCATATCACCACCATTCCAGAGCTCTCCGAGTGCTTAGAGAAGAGGCTGCGTTTCCACAACCAGAAGGCGATATCAATG GGTGATTCAGATAGCATATGTCTTATTTGCCATGAAGAACTACGGAATGGAAGGGGTGGCATCCAAGAGCTTAACTGCAGCCATCATTTTCATGAAGAG ACTGTGCTGACAAAATGGCCGGAGCACCGCACACGTCCACGTAGCGGGAGTTCTGCACCTGCATGTGAACGAGGGAAGGAGACACCGTTCTGCCCTGGACAAGAGGAATACCGCTTGCCTCGTCGTCAACTCTCTTTACGTAGACAGCGTTGA
- the lnp1 gene encoding leukemia NUP98 fusion partner 1 isoform X3, producing MDNEEDDDGNFTKWMSSYWGHGDEISKERKRSFRRPSRNKADRRASLPSMSQLEAMQLSHLHANNMAPLPVHLKSREEKEAHSHPRARRVSSDENSRTKVGGPECHITTIPELSECLEKRLRFHNQKAISMTVLTKWPEHRTRPRSGSSAPACERGKETPFCPGQEEYRLPRRQLSLRRQR from the exons ATGGACAATGAGGAGGACGATGATGGGAACTTCACTAAGTGGATGAGCAGTTACTGGGGGCACGGGGACGAGATCTCTAAAGAAAGGAAGAGGAGTTTCAGGAGGCCCTCCCGCAATAAAGCTGACCGCCGTGCCTCTTTGCCCAGCATG TCTCAGCTAGAAGCCATGCAGCTGAGCCATCTCCATGCTAACAACATGGCCCCTCTCCCTGTCCACCTAAAGAGTCGTGAGGAGAAGGAGGCGCATTCTCATCCTCGTGCCCGCCGTGTGTCTTCAGACGAAAACAGCCGAACCAAAGTGGGGGGACCTGAATGCCATATCACCACCATTCCAGAGCTCTCCGAGTGCTTAGAGAAGAGGCTGCGTTTCCACAACCAGAAGGCGATATCAATG ACTGTGCTGACAAAATGGCCGGAGCACCGCACACGTCCACGTAGCGGGAGTTCTGCACCTGCATGTGAACGAGGGAAGGAGACACCGTTCTGCCCTGGACAAGAGGAATACCGCTTGCCTCGTCGTCAACTCTCTTTACGTAGACAGCGTTGA